The Platichthys flesus chromosome 18, fPlaFle2.1, whole genome shotgun sequence genome includes a window with the following:
- the tmem244 gene encoding transmembrane protein 244 isoform X2, with protein MHTCSPTCSQSDLRLFMLLDYCCRCCGFTLIKRHGAVSLKTTPSDTWVVLQNLLMCMVCFYSLYYIVVSLCIGLLRVHEINSLLAPFDYTTQPSWQNPKYLVGVISTEVTYLLGGLVFAWIVEEWVWDYAITVTLLHVAMTVAVMSDFPSAEHWWIALGSGLVMMIFGGQLLAYKLFRSNFVYPAELQNF; from the exons atgcacacatgtaGCCCTACATGCTCTCAATCGGACCTGCGGCTATTCATGTTGTTGGACTACTGCTGTCGTTGTTGTGGATTCACACTCATAAAACGCCATGGAGCCGTCTCTCTCAAGACCACACCCAGTGACACCTGG GTCGTCCTGCAGAACCTGTTGATGTGCATGGTGTGCTTCTACTCTCTCTACTACATCGTCGTCAGTCTCTGCATCGGACTGCTCAG GGTTCATGAGATCAACAGCTTGTTGGCACCATTTGactacacaacacaaccatcaTGGCAGAACCCCAAATACCTGG TCGGTGTGATTTCCACAGAAGTGACGTATCTTTTAGGAGGGCTGGTCTTCGCCTGGATTGTAGAGGAGTGGGTCTGGGATTACGCCATAACTGTCACATTGCTGCATGTCGCCATGACTGTagcag tgatgTCAGACTTCCCTTCAGCTGAGCACTGGTGGATAGCTCTGG gttcaGGTCTGGTCATGATGATATTTGGGGGACAGCTCCTGGCCTACAAACTCTTCAGGAGCAACTTTGTTTATCCCGCTGAACTGCAGAACTTCTAA
- the tmem244 gene encoding transmembrane protein 244 isoform X1, translating into MHTCSPTCSQSDLRLFMLLDYCCRCCGFTLIKRHGAVSLKTTPSDTWVVLQNLLMCMVCFYSLYYIVVSLCIGLLRVHEINSLLAPFDYTTQPSWQNPKYLVGVISTEVTYLLGGLVFAWIVEEWVWDYAITVTLLHVAMTVAVMSDFPSAEHWWIALAHLYLSQIFPFPVPLDSGFWKTAAAAAAGIQAFPPIDPFFSII; encoded by the exons atgcacacatgtaGCCCTACATGCTCTCAATCGGACCTGCGGCTATTCATGTTGTTGGACTACTGCTGTCGTTGTTGTGGATTCACACTCATAAAACGCCATGGAGCCGTCTCTCTCAAGACCACACCCAGTGACACCTGG GTCGTCCTGCAGAACCTGTTGATGTGCATGGTGTGCTTCTACTCTCTCTACTACATCGTCGTCAGTCTCTGCATCGGACTGCTCAG GGTTCATGAGATCAACAGCTTGTTGGCACCATTTGactacacaacacaaccatcaTGGCAGAACCCCAAATACCTGG TCGGTGTGATTTCCACAGAAGTGACGTATCTTTTAGGAGGGCTGGTCTTCGCCTGGATTGTAGAGGAGTGGGTCTGGGATTACGCCATAACTGTCACATTGCTGCATGTCGCCATGACTGTagcag tgatgTCAGACTTCCCTTCAGCTGAGCACTGGTGGATAGCTCTGG CTCATCTCTATCTGTCCCAGATATTCCCTTTTCCTGTTCCCTTGGATTCAGGCTTCTGGaagacagctgctgctgctgctgctggcatCCAAGCCTTTCCTCCGATTGATCCCTTTTTCTCTATtatttaa
- the tmem244 gene encoding transmembrane protein 244 isoform X3 — protein MSVRVVLQNLLMCMVCFYSLYYIVVSLCIGLLRVHEINSLLAPFDYTTQPSWQNPKYLVGVISTEVTYLLGGLVFAWIVEEWVWDYAITVTLLHVAMTVAVMSDFPSAEHWWIALAHLYLSQIFPFPVPLDSGFWKTAAAAAAGIQAFPPIDPFFSII, from the exons ATGTCCGTTAGA GTCGTCCTGCAGAACCTGTTGATGTGCATGGTGTGCTTCTACTCTCTCTACTACATCGTCGTCAGTCTCTGCATCGGACTGCTCAG GGTTCATGAGATCAACAGCTTGTTGGCACCATTTGactacacaacacaaccatcaTGGCAGAACCCCAAATACCTGG TCGGTGTGATTTCCACAGAAGTGACGTATCTTTTAGGAGGGCTGGTCTTCGCCTGGATTGTAGAGGAGTGGGTCTGGGATTACGCCATAACTGTCACATTGCTGCATGTCGCCATGACTGTagcag tgatgTCAGACTTCCCTTCAGCTGAGCACTGGTGGATAGCTCTGG CTCATCTCTATCTGTCCCAGATATTCCCTTTTCCTGTTCCCTTGGATTCAGGCTTCTGGaagacagctgctgctgctgctgctggcatCCAAGCCTTTCCTCCGATTGATCCCTTTTTCTCTATtatttaa
- the fkbp6 gene encoding inactive peptidyl-prolyl cis-trans isomerase FKBP6: MSRNGLVPSIQRLMAVEERLRRSTRTPSPFEQLSQQMDDILGDGGILKGVVQPGEGPPISHNASVLMHYSGFLEYSDRPFETSTHLKHPPMMKLGKDVTLAGLEMGLLTMKKGEFSRFLFQPKYAYGDMGCPPTIPAAAMILYEVQILDFLDSGQVDEFVALSREEQNAVPLPRLLEVVNTVQIFGNRCFNQRRYHIAKDRYKEAMALLVSRESHTDAEKEKINAALLPLYLNLSVTQLHLENPHKALKYGNKALEIDSANTKALYRCGKAYLELGEYESAQGCLISAQAKKPFDGDINNLLREVTICFKDTLDKQKDMYTKMCRDFRGECK; encoded by the exons ATGTCGAGGAACGGGTTAGTGCCCAGTATCCAGAGGTTGATGGCCGTCGAGGAGCGGCTGAGGAGGAGCACCCGCACCCCG AGTCCCTTTGAACAGCTAAGTCAGCAGATGGACGACATCTTGGGAGATGGAGGGATCCTGAAAGGCGTGGTCCAGCCTGGAGAGGGCCCGCCTATATCCCACAATGCTTCAGTATTGA TGCATTATTCTGGTTTCCTGGAATATTCCGACCGACCTTTTGAAACCAGCACACACTTAAAACATCCGCCGATGATGAAATTAGGGAAAG ATGTGACGCTGGCCGGACTGGAGATGGGTCTGCTCACCATGAAGAAGGGAGAGTTCTCTCGTTTCCTCTTCCAACCCAAGTATGCGTACGGGGACATGGGTTGTCCCCCGACCATTCCTGCTGCCGCCATGATTCTGTACGAGGTTCAGATCCTTGACTTCCTCGACTCGGGTCAAGTGGACGAGTTTGTCGCACTGAGTCGG GAGGAGCAGAACGCCGTTCCTCTTCCCAGACTTCTGGAGGTTGTAAACACAGTACAAATCTTTGGCAACCGCTGCTTCAACCAGAGGCGTTACCATATCGCCAAAGATCGCTATAAAGAG GCCATGGCGCTGCTGGTAAGCAGAGAATCACACACTGATGCAGAAAAGGAGAAGATCAACGCAGCCCTGCTTCCTCTCTATCTGAACCTCTCTGTCACCCAGCTGCATCTGGAGAACCCACACAAGGCGCTGAAGTACGGCAACAAAGCCTTGGAGATCGACTCAGCCAACACCAAGGCTCTGTACCGCTGTGGAAAG gCGTACCTGGAGCTGGGTGAGTACGAGAGCGCCCAGGGTTGCCTCATAAGTGCTCAGGCAAAGAAGCCCTTTGACGGTGACATCAACAACCTCCTGAGGGAAGTGACAAT ATGCTTTAAAGACACCTTGGACAAGCAGAAAGACATGTACACCAAGATGTGCAGGGACTTCAGGGGAGAGTGCAAGTGA
- the arhgap18 gene encoding rho GTPase-activating protein 18 has translation MSRQQQQSQGVVLTGYHSNAELLPQTAPRSPSCQSARDPETPTEPSRRTGHYTVQQNQNTLDGDGVEPGAAANVSRTSGTDPSPSLPNPNFVACSRSQPSSSPISHSSPKSRSSPRHSPNVRARTRPTCQRCNSQDSLDELEMDDYWKEVENITQGAGRGDSGGEGEIQEEELNKTPEEGEQEEAWLAEAGLAQLFDDTLAPDQDQEEDNAVFLSTLTRTQAAAVERRVASLQQTLLRRRNRQHVPDVRDIFRPPEKDELPSPLIEGSENGQKDLTSAETETELNVEVAFSEQALSYRDINQRLKVATSPNSPDDKLPNFKLLPDKTGQTRIGDLSPLDMKKVRRVVLVEMTALFDTAGIDLKAHKAVKVKTKESGLYGVPLTTLLEQDQRRVPGTKVPFILQRFIAHIEEEGLDTEGLLRIPGAATRIKSLCQDLESSFYDGMFPWQQLKQHDAASLLKLFIRELPHPLLTVEYISTFIAVNKLPTKKQQLQALNLLVLLLPEPNRDTLKALMEFFQRVIDHQVKNKMTLNNVSVVMAPNIFMFKGIRSKVTEQQEFSMATSTANIVRLLIRYQNLLWTIPKFIMTQVRQQNMESQRKQNKERAVRKLLKKITTEKLPDKAAPEESSQGFIRVQAPQFSKISMAVELTEKLLAADVLTRFLSQDSSVAVKREELCLYEIGGNIKERCLDGETYMKDLFQLNPAAEWVIKAAQR, from the exons atgagtcgacagcagcagcagagccagggAGTGGTTTTAACGGGTTACCACAGCAACGCGGAACTGCTGCCCCAAACTGCACCGCGCAgccccagctgtcaatcagccCGGGACCCCGAGACCCCCACCGAGCCCAG CCGCAGAACAGGCCACTACACCGTTCAACAGAACCAAAACACACTAGATGGAGACGGAGTCGAGCCTGGCGCTGCCGCCAATGTTAGCAGAACCAGCGGCACCGACCCGTCACCATCGCTCCCCAATCCGAACTTTGTGGCCTGCTCCAGGTCTCAGCCCTCCTCCAGTCCAATTTCTCACTCCAGCCCAAAGTCTCGCTCCAGCCCCAGACACAGTCCCAACGTCCGGGCCAGAACTCGACCCACGTGTCAGCGCTGTAACTCTCAG GACTCTCTGGATGAGCTGGAGATGGACGACTACtggaaggaggtggagaatATCACTcaaggagcagggagaggagacagtggaggagaaggagaaattcaagaggaggagctgaataAAACTCCTGAGG aaggagagcaggaggaggcgtgGCTTGCGGAGGCGGGGCTAGCACAACTCTTCGATGACACACTGGCACCTGACCAGGATCAG GAGGAAGACAACGCAGTGTTCCTGTCCACGCTCACCAGAACGCAGGCGGCGGCCGTAGAGCGCCGCGTGGCGTCGCTACAGCAGACGTTGCTACGGCGACGCAACCGACAACACGTTCCTGATGTCAGGGATATATTCAGACCTCCTGAAAAG gatgagctGCCAAGTCCCCTCATAGAGGGAAGTGAGAACGGACAGAAAGACCTCACTTCAGCTG AAACGGAGACAGAACTGAACGTTGAAGTGGCGTTTTCAGAGCAAGCGCTCTCATACAGGGATATCAATCAAAGACTAAAGGTCGCCACCAGCCCTAACTCGCCTGACGACAAACTACCA aACTttaagctgcttccagacaaaACAGGTCAAACCAGAATAGGAgatctgtctcctctggatATGAAAAAG GTGCGTAGAGTGGTGCTTGTGGAGATGACAGCTCTGTTTGACACTGCTGGGATAGACCTGAAGGCGCACAAAGCTGTCAAAGTTAAGACTAAAG AAAGCGGTCTGTATGGTGTTCCACTCACCACTTTATTGGAGCAGGACCAGAGGCGGGTTCCTGGGACCAAAGTGCCATTCATTCTGCAGAGG TTTATTGCTCATATCGAGGAGGAAGGATTAGACACTGAGGGTCTTCTACGGATCCCTGGAGCGGCCACTAGAATCAAG TCCCTGTGCCAGGACCTGGAGTCCTCCTTCTACGATGGGATGTTTCCGTGGCAACAGTTGAAGCAGCACGACGCTGCGAGCCTCCTGAAGCTGTTCATCAGGGAGCTGCCCCATCCATTACTGACTGTGGAGTACATCAGCACTTTCATTGCCGTCAACA AGCTCCCcacaaagaagcagcagctgcaggcttTGAACCTGCTTGTCCTTTTGTTGCCGGAGCCCAATCGGGACACTCTGAAG GCATTGATGGAGTTCTTCCAGCGTGTGATCGACCACCAGGTCAAGAACAAAATGACGCTCAACAACGTCTCGGTTGTCATGGCACCCAACATCTTCATGTTCAAAGGCATCCGCTCCAAGGTTACGGAACAACAGGAGTTCTCCATGGCGACGAGCACAGCCAACATTGTCCGCCTGCTGATAAGATACCAGAATCTTCTTTGGACA ATCCCCAAGTTCATCATGACCCAGGTCAGACAGCAGAACATGGAAAGTCAGcggaaacaaaataaagagagagcTGTCAGAAAGCTGCTGAAGAAGATCACCACTGAGAAACTGCCTGACAAAGCTGCCCCTGAG GAGAGTTCACAGGGATTTATACGGGTCCAAGCTCCCCAGTTCAGTAAAATCTCCATGGCTGTTGAGCTCACTGAAAAGCTGCTGGCT